A stretch of DNA from Orcinus orca chromosome 3, mOrcOrc1.1, whole genome shotgun sequence:
ATGCTTGTCGCTACAGTTGACGGTGATCTCTATCCTCCTGTTGAGGAACCAGTTGCCACTGCTGATCccaaagcaagcaagaaaaaggataaggacaaagagaaaaagtTTGTATGGAACCATGGAATTACTCTGCCTCtaaaaaatgtcagaaagagaaggttCCGTAAGACAGCAAAGAAGAAGTATATTGAGTCTCCAGATgtggaaaaagaagtaaagcggTTGCTGAGCACAGATGCTGAAGCAGTCAGTACCCGTTGGGAAATAATTGCTGAAGATGaaacaaaagaagcagaaaaccAAGGCCTTGATATCTCTTCCCCAGGCATGTCTGGCCACAGGCAGGGCCGTGACTCATTAGAACATGATGAGCTTCGGGAGATATTCAATGACCTTAGCAGCAGCAGTGAAGATGAAGATGAGACACAGCATCAAGATGAAGAAGATATAAACATCATTGACACTGAGGAAGATCTGGAAAGGCAGCTACAGGACAAGCTAAATGAGTCAGATGAACACCAGCAAGAAGACGAGGGAACTAATCAGCTGGTTATGGGAATTCAGAAACAGATTGATAACATGAAAGGCAAGCTCCAAGAGACCCAGGACAGGGCAAAGCGACAGGAGGATCTCATCCTGAAAGTGGAAAACCTGGCTCTCAAGAACAGATTTCAGGCTGTGCTGGATGAACTGAAACAAAAGGAAGACCGAGAAAAGGAGCAGCTCAGCTCTTTGCAAGAAGAGCTAGAATCACTCCTAGAGAAGTGAGGAGAGTTTTGATACTTAATTTCATTCCTGACAGTGGTCAGCCTTGAAAGAAAAACTTTGTTTTCATCACCTGGACTAGATAGTAAAACTTTGTAGTAGTTCCCAATTTCCTCCACTGCCTTCTATTGGATTTGTCTTGTAGACAAATATAACTGTGAATTTCTatctcatttgtctttttttttttttttttttcatttgtcttttggaACCACTTTGGTGGGTGTTTGTCCTGTAGTAAGTAGGAATGTATAGACAGATAAATGTAGGGAAGTTGTAGGATTAGTGGAGTGAA
This window harbors:
- the LOC101286646 gene encoding transcription initiation factor TFIID subunit 7, whose product is MSKSKDDAPHELESQFILRLPLEYASTVRRAVQSGHVNLKDRLTIELHPDGRHGIVSVDQVPLASKLVDLPCVMESLKTIDKKTFYKTADVSQMLVATVDGDLYPPVEEPVATADPKASKKKDKDKEKKFVWNHGITLPLKNVRKRRFRKTAKKKYIESPDVEKEVKRLLSTDAEAVSTRWEIIAEDETKEAENQGLDISSPGMSGHRQGRDSLEHDELREIFNDLSSSSEDEDETQHQDEEDINIIDTEEDLERQLQDKLNESDEHQQEDEGTNQLVMGIQKQIDNMKGKLQETQDRAKRQEDLILKVENLALKNRFQAVLDELKQKEDREKEQLSSLQEELESLLEK